One window of the Canis aureus isolate CA01 chromosome 1, VMU_Caureus_v.1.0, whole genome shotgun sequence genome contains the following:
- the LOC144281165 gene encoding uncharacterized protein LOC144281165 isoform X2 has product MDSYSTLSSVAYSWEEDPKFILRGWSLVFSILATLLGLSVVDGRLAYLQGSYTGYLGIWIDCGRHKCANLGQVTVLIHMSMGFMMLALTLCLFLLLAMGLSFRPGFKRLSKIDLVFSSLSFSIVNCETLKPRPQVSYLVTTYLCWGAGALMLWVGALNYFNHLGMWSQGTAFKERRVSYRRWASQQKSQRRESEQPSTADRKHTVQQPHAVTSATL; this is encoded by the exons ATGGATTCATACTCTACCCTGT CCAGTGTGGCCTATTCCTGGGAGGAGGACCCCAAGTTCATCCTGCGGGGCTGGTCTCTGGTCTTCAGCATCCTTGCAACCTTGTTGGGGCTCAGCGTGGTGGATGGACGTCTGGCCTACTTGCAGGGATCTTACACTGGCTACCTGGGCATCTGGATAGACTGCGGGAGGCATAAGTGCGCCAACCTGGGCCAAGTGACCG TTCTTATCCATATGAGCATGGGATTCATGATGCTGGCCCTGaccctgtgtctcttcctcctcctggccATGGGGCTCTCCTTCCGGCCAGGCTTCAAACGCCTTAGTAAGATTGATCTTGTCTTCAGTTCTCTCAGTTTCAGCATTG TCAACTGCGAGACACTGAAGCCGAGGCCACAGGTGTCCTACCTGGTGACCACCTATCTGTGCTGGGGCGCTGGTGCCTTGATGCTGTGGGTCG GAGCTCTGAACTACTTCAACCACTTGGGCATGTGGAGCCAAGGGACGGCCTTCAAGGAGCGGCGGGTGAGCTATCGTCGGTGGGCCTCGCAGCAGAAGAGCCAGAGACGCGAGTCCGAACAGCCGTCCACCGCGGACCGCAAGCACACGGTGCAGCAGCCCCACGCAGTCACCTCCGCGACTCTCTAA
- the LOC144281165 gene encoding uncharacterized protein LOC144281165 isoform X3 produces MDSYSTLSSVAYSWEEDPKFILRGWSLVFSILATLLGLSVVDGRLAYLQGSYTGYLGIWIDCGRHKCANLGQVTVLIHMSMGFMMLALTLCLFLLLAMGLSFRPGFKRLSKIDLVFSSLSFSIGALNYFNHLGMWSQGTAFKERRVSYRRWASQQKSQRRESEQPSTADRKHTVQQPHAVTSATL; encoded by the exons ATGGATTCATACTCTACCCTGT CCAGTGTGGCCTATTCCTGGGAGGAGGACCCCAAGTTCATCCTGCGGGGCTGGTCTCTGGTCTTCAGCATCCTTGCAACCTTGTTGGGGCTCAGCGTGGTGGATGGACGTCTGGCCTACTTGCAGGGATCTTACACTGGCTACCTGGGCATCTGGATAGACTGCGGGAGGCATAAGTGCGCCAACCTGGGCCAAGTGACCG TTCTTATCCATATGAGCATGGGATTCATGATGCTGGCCCTGaccctgtgtctcttcctcctcctggccATGGGGCTCTCCTTCCGGCCAGGCTTCAAACGCCTTAGTAAGATTGATCTTGTCTTCAGTTCTCTCAGTTTCAGCATTG GAGCTCTGAACTACTTCAACCACTTGGGCATGTGGAGCCAAGGGACGGCCTTCAAGGAGCGGCGGGTGAGCTATCGTCGGTGGGCCTCGCAGCAGAAGAGCCAGAGACGCGAGTCCGAACAGCCGTCCACCGCGGACCGCAAGCACACGGTGCAGCAGCCCCACGCAGTCACCTCCGCGACTCTCTAA
- the LOC144281165 gene encoding uncharacterized protein LOC144281165 isoform X1, producing the protein MDSYSTLSSVAYSWEEDPKFILRGWSLVFSILATLLGLSVVDGRLAYLQGSYTGYLGIWIDCGRHKCANLGQVTVLIHMSMGFMMLALTLCLFLLLAMGLSFRPGFKRLSKIDLVFSSLSFSIGFLIILSMTLFVVNCETLKPRPQVSYLVTTYLCWGAGALMLWVGALNYFNHLGMWSQGTAFKERRVSYRRWASQQKSQRRESEQPSTADRKHTVQQPHAVTSATL; encoded by the exons ATGGATTCATACTCTACCCTGT CCAGTGTGGCCTATTCCTGGGAGGAGGACCCCAAGTTCATCCTGCGGGGCTGGTCTCTGGTCTTCAGCATCCTTGCAACCTTGTTGGGGCTCAGCGTGGTGGATGGACGTCTGGCCTACTTGCAGGGATCTTACACTGGCTACCTGGGCATCTGGATAGACTGCGGGAGGCATAAGTGCGCCAACCTGGGCCAAGTGACCG TTCTTATCCATATGAGCATGGGATTCATGATGCTGGCCCTGaccctgtgtctcttcctcctcctggccATGGGGCTCTCCTTCCGGCCAGGCTTCAAACGCCTTAGTAAGATTGATCTTGTCTTCAGTTCTCTCAGTTTCAGCATTG GGTTCCTGATTATTCTCAGTATGACGCTCTTTGTAGTCAACTGCGAGACACTGAAGCCGAGGCCACAGGTGTCCTACCTGGTGACCACCTATCTGTGCTGGGGCGCTGGTGCCTTGATGCTGTGGGTCG GAGCTCTGAACTACTTCAACCACTTGGGCATGTGGAGCCAAGGGACGGCCTTCAAGGAGCGGCGGGTGAGCTATCGTCGGTGGGCCTCGCAGCAGAAGAGCCAGAGACGCGAGTCCGAACAGCCGTCCACCGCGGACCGCAAGCACACGGTGCAGCAGCCCCACGCAGTCACCTCCGCGACTCTCTAA